In Drosophila miranda strain MSH22 chromosome XR, D.miranda_PacBio2.1, whole genome shotgun sequence, the genomic window GCAGGGTATCTAAGGAAACGAGTATGACGATTTAGCTGCAAATCACGTTACAAAAGCTCAAAATTTCCTGCATTTCCTGAAAATAACATAAGAAGGCTCATCACCATGACCAAAACCGAAAGACACTCCGAAGAATGGTACCAACTGCACAGCGCTGTTACTGTAAGGATACTCTCTCAGTGGACCAACTTTTAGGCGCTGGTACAAAAAGGGTCCACGATAAGAAAATAACTCTTTGAAGATAAACAACCCTCAAAATCTCTTCAGCATACAAGGCCAGAAaacattaatttaatttaccATTTCCTagaataattttaaattaaCGAATTTATTTAGCTTGTAACTATTAACAGCAAATGCTGAAGGCAAGTGAAGTAGCAAGTGCTCGAATATTTTTAAagttaatattttatatttgcCTTAAattaataatataaataatatatatataagggAAAACCAAATTTATCCAAACCAAATGTATTAAAAATGCAGAGATGATAAATATAACATTTCATACATATATTGCATGATAATTTAGTTCTGGGACTCTTAGTGGAAAACCACTAAGTACAGATCGAGGAAAGAGCTTATTCAATGTTAAGAAAGATTATCCACCATAGCAAACGCTTAAAGTCACAGCCAGAGAGGCTTCcataaaaaacaacaaacaacgaACATGCTCTTTacttaggttaggttaggttaacccggacggccctcagcggaGCCCCACATGCGTcaatatggcccttagttgtccGGATAGAGGGGTATGAAccgcataggccagtagttgctgtggcgtcctcttggaggcatcttccagtgatgccagcaccgGTGCGCCCTGGTAtttcctccttgcccttaagagagcaggacagttgcagatgagatgttccagggtttcggttgccccaagttcatcacatttcctacaacggTCTCTGTtcgtgatgcctagctttgttgcatgcgccgCATGGTAGGTGGTATggtccttccgtggtaggtgcagtgggtagtggctgagtttcTCATTGCGGTCtttgcacatgattttcgcggttctgcaggtggtggaTCTCCTCCACCTATTTTCGGTTTGTGATCtggcctgcttttctagatcgctttgctgcgttctaagggagacaggcacgttctcggttctcgtattcgccagcccgacgccttccttagcttaactattttaaaatttaaagttGAATTTAGTTTTAAATTAAGCAAGCATCCTAAAAGCTCTTGACCTTAACAGTAATACTGTTTGAAAGCCAGGTGTTCAAAGAGCCCAAGGAACATTCATTTGAATGAAATATTACTTCACTTTAATAGAAAGATTGTAAATGGAATGAGTACCCCCACTTTGTCAGACCAATGCTTGCACATTTGTTAATCAATTTGCACTCCCGAAATCGGGGGATTATTTGGCTTTCGACTGTCATGAGTGAGATTTTCATAATGGACATGTCCGAAAAAAATGGCAGAAATGTTAATTAGAATGCAAAATCAATTCATGCAGGATGTGCCAGCGAACGGAGGAAAGACTAATCCCAGTGAAAATCGGATGAGAGTTATGGGGAATGAAATCAGGGGCGATGGGGATACCAACGTGTCCATTCGCtccgcactctctctctctccccctctctttgCGAGTGGATAGTAGCACATTGAAATTGAGTGCAGACCGCAACATCCAAATGAGAAATGTGGCGAAAATACAGTTTTTGGATTAACAATTCACAGCTCCAGGATACCCCTGACCAAGCCCCCAACCACGTAACCCCCATAACCCCAAGCCCCATATCACCCCGAAATGGCACAGCAAAACAATGTGGAAAGAAATGCAATAACTAAAACAAACCGCAATGGAAAACTTTTGGCCAGAGGCACACACAAAAAGCCAAACAAACACATAATGTCAATGGGTTGAGAGATGGGAAGGGTAATGTGGCATAGAATGGGGGGCAACAATTGCCTCACGATTGATGAGTGCGCGTGACACGAGGGGTACCCCAGGAAAATCCCGAAAACAAAAGGTTGATGAAAGGAATGCAGCTGGAATTGCCATTGAGCCGCATTGAAGGGAGCGCAAGCCAAGGATTAAAGTCCGACTGGGGGATGCCCTGCAGTTACTCGAAAAAGGGGGAGCTTTGATACCCTGGCAATCATTTTTGTTTACAGGAACTCAGTTTTGTGGGTTTCCCCTACTCGGTGGAGTCTTTGCTCGGGCTGGCTCTTCCGTTGTTTTGCTGCTGGACGAGGGAAACAATTGCATTTTCCTGCAGCACACTTGTAAAACACGACCGACAAAGAGGTGCATTGGGCACAGTAGTGGGCGCAGAGGGGGTGGACAAGTGAAGTACACATTCCCCCCTCTTTTCAACCCACTTCATGTGTACGGCGAGTATGAAGCAAAAATGTCAACATGTCATCGCGTCAATTGCCATACAACTTGATATCTGTCATACGGCAAGGATATTCCGTCAGTCAATGGCAATCATTATAAAGAGCTGGCAGCGTCACTCTCTGtgcccctccctccctccgAGGCCTCGAGCCCTCGATCCTCATTTTGCTGGAGAAGAACAATGGAGGAGAGGGGAACAGAGTGCATATTGATTTTGATGCTGTTACACAAAATGTTGACAATTCCCGTTGCACCACCCCTTTGGCCCTTGGCCACGTTAAGAGCGTGTCGAAACAGAGGATACATATTGGGGCAATAGGCAATATGGCAAACAGAGATAGAGCGAGAGTGAGAGACAGTGTGGGAGAGTGACAGTGCTGTCGAGGGTTTTGTTGCTGGTTTTACGAGCTGTTGGCGTCAAAAACATCTGGCCAATATTGTTGTGCCCCATGTTAACACGTTGGCAGGGCAGGATCTGGAGGCAGGCCCCCAACCCCCAACGCCCAACAGCATCCACATATAAGAACGAACAAACGGGAGGCAGGGTACGGGAACAAAAACTGTATGATACTCTTGCAGTTGTTATAGTACTCCGATCAGTACAGAGATCTCAATTATTTGCATTCAAAATATATCCTAATATCCTCTGAAAGAAAACATCTTAAAGAAATAATCTTCATCGAGAAACGAACCTTAAGAGATAAGGTCGATAGTACTCTGTCCTGTGGTTCACTGTGCTAGCTCTTCCGGTCTCCCATTCAACTCCCCTTTCGTTCAACTTAGCCTCCAGCCCCTCTTCTGATGTCTGCTCCCTGCTCCCTGCCATGTGCCATGTGCAACCATCTATGACATCGGGAGGCTTTAATGGGTTAATTTGCATTAATATATTCAATTGAATGCGTTTGCGGCGACACCAAACGATGCTACTTGCTGCTTGCCACATTCTCAATGTTGTTGTGGTTGCATGTTTGCAGGCATGCAGCGAAACGTTGCCAGTAGCTCCATTGGGTAGCAACATAGTACGGGGGTATATTGAGTCTGAGTAAGAGCTGAAGCTGTGCTATCTTCTCTTTAAAGCAGATCTAGCGCTTCCTTTTTATTGAATCGGGTATACCACAGATATGTTAAAAATCATTCCGTTCAGATTTATTTTACACACAGAATGATGAAGTTCGTCTGTAAAATCTTCCTAGAGGGTATCTTGTTTTCTGCGACACAAGTTTAAAGTACTTCGCCTTCTCTTTTTTGTACGAGCATACAGCTTAATTCGATTTGCCATCGCAGTgcaattaaattaattttaatttgccAGCCAGACAGCCGAACCACTTCTTCCTCCACTTCCTACAGATCCTTCATCAAAATCTCCCCCTTTCGGCCCTGGCAAACTTCTTTATTTTTGCAGATAATCAAACCACACATAAAATAATTGCAGTCTGATGTGTACGAGTATTCGTATGATAGGCTTACCTAATTCCCAGACATGCTACAATATGTACTCTTTTCACCGTGGTGATTTATATTactcattatacccgatactcaaactgagtataggggtatattaggttTGTGGGTGAATGGGGatttgtgtaacgtccagaaggaagcgtttccgaaccccaaaaaataaatatacatgatcagtatcaatagccgagtcgattgagccaagTTTGTCTGTGCGTCCGTGCTCAGAGActgtaagagctagagcaactacattttgtatccagacttctgtggaTGGGATCATTATTATAAGAAAAAAGGAACAATAGCGCCGTCTGGCGGAGACAAAAAACGTGGATTAATTTAGAGCAAATTCCACCTTTTTGCACTTACATCATTAAAATAAGGCACTAATCCCTATAATCCCAATGCGAAGTTCCACGAATCTTCGAAACACAGCTAAGAAAACGAGGAAGAGAAAGGTGCTGCGCGCTCTATGCCATTTTCCAGAAGACTCACAATTTGCTAAGCTAGTCAGTGAGAGAGAAACACAGAGCGAGTTCTGCTAAGACACTCTGTTTAAGAGTCAGAGCATGTGCTGTGGCTACAAAAATAGGTTCAAGCAGGTCCCTCGGACCCAAGGCtggaaaatcttgtacagttAGCATAGTAGAATTGATGGACATATCTAAATCGAATCTTTAAATCGCTGCTGGAATAATCGCTCTCACTTTCTCTCACTTATTGTACCACCTTTTGTTGAGGCCTTTCCCTTGTTCACCTCTACCTCTGCGTTCACTTTCCTTCGTTTATTGTTTAGCTTCTCTtttcttccttccttcctttttCTTTGTGGGGCAGAGCGCCTTTCTAATGCGCTTCGGTTGACTGGCGCTTAGATAAAGTCAAATTATTCGTGTTTGCTGGGGTCCCGGGCCCCCACTCTCGTCCTGAATCCTGAAtccaaaacagaaacagaaactcTTTTTATTTTTGGCACACACTTCACTTCCAGAGTCTTCTTTgctttggttttcttttcTATTCTTTGGCTTTGTGGGTACGCCTCCTGTCCTTCTGTCCTACTGTCATTCTGGCCTGCTGTGCCTTTGCCAAACACTCCAGGATTGACTGACTGGCAGCCGTTGTTGATATATGATGGGGTCCATGGGGACggggatgctgctgctcctctatTCAGATATCCATACACACCCTCGTGTTTTCAGTCGATTCTTATTTTTTTAGTGCTCGATGATTTTTTGTCGAACTTTTCGCTTTGATTCCGTTTGAATTTCCGCAGGTTCGCACAGTGGGCCATCCACCCACTACAACTACCATTCTCCCACTCTTCGACTCACGCCTCCGTCTCTGTTCGGCACGGCACACACACGACCAATTTTTTTCCTGGGGAAATTCAATGAATTTGAGGAATATTTCTCAAAAGCTGCATCTTTGAGGCAGCCGAACAAAATAGACAAACAAAGGGAATTGGTTTGGGTGGGGGAATGGGGAAAGGGATGAGGATGGGGATGGGTGGAGCAGAGCGTGGTGTAGGAGAGCAGCACACATGTTTGCattgcaaatccaaatccaagCGCCCAGAGTTCTTTTCATCATACCCTAACAGATCACCGGGTATCACCCTGTTTTCACGAGGCGTTTCTATCGCGCTGTATAGTAAACAGATGTTCTACTTGGGATATTCGGATGATTAAATCATATGTAATATGTTTGTAAGTATCTTGAAAACCATGGATGGAGAGTCAAGTCTTTGTTGCAATAACGATTATTATCACGATTATTATCATGTCGCTAAAACGGTTAACTAAGTTCTATAGTTGCCAAAGGGTATATAGCTCTGTAAGGGTATCAATAGTAtccttttttctggttttcCATTCGCCTCTTCGAGCGTGGGTGGGTTTGGTCTCCCGCCGTCATGTTTGCTCATGTAAATCGAGCACGCTTTCGTCTCTCTCTCCTTTGCACTGTGCACCCACCATTCACCATTCAGTATCCGCCATCCTCCATCCTCCATCCTCCTGCACCTAGAGAGTTTATTAACGGTTTGGTTTGGGCCCCTGCCAACATTTTCGACTCAATGACAGCAAACATTTACATTTTGCGTGTTGTCATCGAAGCGGCTCTGGGAAGCCCAGTTCCCGGCTCGAGCTCAGGCTCCATTCGATGGCGCGGCTTAGGCAGAGCAGCCGGATTTAGTTTGCTTTGAGAGAAGAGCCCAAAGTCCCCTCCCATCACCTTATGGCAgtgatttttgattttttgcGGACTTAAAAATTGGTCCGACGACAGCTTAAAGCACTCAACCAGGCAATATTTATCAGCTTGAAACGCACTGTTCGATTACCGGGAGCCAGACAACCTctaaaaatccaaatgttttgtttttaataTTACAATTTTGCTAGAACAGGTCTTTAGAGATCAGCTGTTTTTCCCTTGTATTTTGTTGCTGGCTCAACAGAAGCTTAaagctttctctctctctctctctctctccatctctctctctctgctctccCATTGAGCAGCACCTTGATCAACCGCAGTTTGAGGTGTACTGTTTAAACAGCACCTGTGCCTAgttagcaaaaaaaaaaaccacagcAACAATTTCTTCCGCTATGCCTCTTTGCCATTGCCTTTCCAGAGAGCAGTCGCAGTTTGAGGTAGCACCTTTTAGCAGAACAGTTTCACAGTTGAAACAGTTTTACAGACTAAACAGCACTGCGCTTAATtagcaaacaaaaaacaagaaaaatacGTAAATTATAAACCAGAAACTGAAACCAAAACCAGATCCCGCAGTCGCGCTGTCCCATTATCAAGCGAACAATAAGATCCAAAACAATCGTAAAAAAACAGCTGTTTATCAGTGTCATGAATCATCATCCCAGAGGGGTTTTATTTATATGTACCTAGATGCCCTCCCTCCAGATGTTGGATCGAGTCTATTTATTTTGGTGGAATACCTTTACTTGCGACACTGTCCCTGGGGTATGCAGGCGCCGCGTGAGTTGCGGGCATAGCCCTCGTTGCAGTAGCATCCATCGGGGCAGCGGATGTGCCGGATAAGGCAGGGCTGGCCCAGAGTTGAGCACTCCGTCTGGCAGCTGGGGCCGCACGGGAGGTACGACTCGTTCGCGGGGCACTTGCGTGGCGCTAAAAGAGTGTGTTGAGTAAGGTAAGTGCGTGTTTGTGGGTGTGAGGGGAGAAAGAAACAGGAGTAACTTACTGATGGGCGGCTGGGCAGTAGTAAGGGCTAGAAGGCTGCAAACGATCAGCAGCAGGCTGAGGCAGAGGTGGTTCCAGCTAACAGACATCATGGCGAGAGCTTTCACGGCGGACTGAACTGCCGCTTCAGAGGCAAATGTTCTTTTATGGCTCCAATGAGAACTGCgagcgacagagagaggggAAGAGCAATCTGTGCACGTGAGGGATTCACCCCCAGAGAGGGGGATTCACCAGGTAACAGAAAGAATCATCGCTACTGATAACTCTTAGACCTATGGGCCTACCTTACGACCTTATTGTGCTCTCACTATACACTattaacaaacaaaaaatggcCTTGATTTACTAAATCTGTATTTTCGACATTCTTTGAACAAATGGGGACATAGTATTTACATTACAACACGAGCGGGAAAGTTGTGAGTCGCAGCTGCGGCAgcgactctacatttatacgcgatactcagtcagtatggctcccctctgCCCGAGGGCGCACACAACACGATGAAGAGTGTGTGAAAGAGAGGGAATATGTAGGCGCGTGGAAAGCGTTGCGTAACCACTGCAATTTTAATTGTACCTTCTATCTAATAAACCCCTAAAgtctttgagtatcgggtataaaaacataatATCATACAAAATCGATAAAGCTGAAGACACATTAAGAAATGTGGAGAACTTTATCGTTGGCTGCATGGTTTCAACCATAccttttttccattttttttttccaaaaaAAGAGTAACAATAAGACCCAATACACACACTTGATAGGCAACGAAGCTAGGCGTCAAAATAGTCGGGTATTTCCATTTTTTACCTCCTATTTCTTGAAATATTAAAGGGAACTCCCAAGCTGTATGTAGACTTTTTTCCGTGAAAATTTTATCTTCTGTCCTAGTAACTTTAGTATAAATCCTAAATTTGTTTCTAAAATAATGATAGCTGTAAGTGTTCTAAATAATGGAATACAAAGTTTATTAATTTTCATTGCGAAACCCCGAAATATCGAAAAATTGGTGCTGTATTTTGACTTTATTCCTTGACTGTTTGTATCTTCAGGTACAGCCATCGTATTGACACGAATAAAAAATCGTATGAAAGCTCACACAATTTTCTTTTCAACCCATCAATTGATTTAGATATCGGCGCTGCAAATGCCGAAATTTTAAGGGTACTCACAACCGAATTTCCGTCTCGTGAAAAGTACAAAATAATTGTCGCACATTGTTATTCAAGATAAAGGTTTACAAGCATACGTAAAGTAATTCTAGTACCATATCTTGTAAACCCGTTCAAAGGTTATATACAGTTCAGCTCGCTAAGAATCATTTTGGAAACATGATAGCCAAGATAGCTATATTTTTGATCAAAATGATCAAAATTTTACAGAAAAAGGGGAGCTATGTAAATACATACTATAACAAATCCCGAAAAGAAAAGCAACGCAACCCACAGAGGAGGGTCTCTGTATTTTTCCAAAAAAATCGATGTATATTTTGATAGAATTAAAAGTTAGCTACAAAACGAGTTGAAGGAAATCGGTGTCAAGGGGAGCTGCTGCGCCGTCGCCGCTTGTGTCGCTTGTGGCTTTTCTTGGGCGAGCATCGTTGGTTCTGGCGCGCCTCTTCCCGGTGCTGGCGATTCCGGCGTTCTTTGCGGCTGTTGGAGCTACGACTGCGACTGCTTCTTGACCTGCTCCTGCTCTGGCTGGGGCTTCGTCGCCGCCTGGGACTGCGACTCCTGTGCCGGCTTCTGCTCCGCTGTTTCTGGCGGTGGCTTTGCGTCTGGCTCTGACGCACGCACTGGCTGCGGTTAGAGGTGCGACTCTGACTGCGTCGTCGTCGCTGTTTTCTGGCACTGGCAGACACCTCCTCGACGGCCCTGCGCTTCTTGCGCCGACTGGAGCTGCGGCTGGAATCGCTACTGCTGGAACTGCTGCTGCGACTCCTGCTCCTGCGGTGGGTCTTTCGATGGCGGGAGGCCTTGGAGGCGCCGTGGCGCGCTGGCGAGGCAGCGGGCACCAGTTGAACATCGTCATCATCCGATAGCAGAACGGCCGCTGAAGCCACGGAAACAATCGGTTTCGGAGGGGGAGCTGCGGTCTGCACTGGTGGCGGGGGCGGCGGCGGTTTGCTGGTGAAAGTATTCGTGCTGTCGTCGTTCAGCAGATTGTATTTCTCCAGATCACCGccgtcttcctcctcctcttcgtcGTCTTGGTGGTCGTTCTCCGGCTTCGGCTCCTCCTCATCTTCGTCGTCGTCAGGTCCGAAGTAAGTGATGGGTATGGAG contains:
- the LOC108150827 gene encoding chymotrypsin-elastase inhibitor ixodidin, whose translation is MMSVSWNHLCLSLLLIVCSLLALTTAQPPITPRKCPANESYLPCGPSCQTECSTLGQPCLIRHIRCPDGCYCNEGYARNSRGACIPQGQCRK